The following are from one region of the Vitis riparia cultivar Riparia Gloire de Montpellier isolate 1030 chromosome 9, EGFV_Vit.rip_1.0, whole genome shotgun sequence genome:
- the LOC117922534 gene encoding IQ domain-containing protein IQM1-like: MGLPFSLPSSIPTQSLRTRLFGSTENVDTLIVRSISFNSNDGETMLRTVSFKKRDSDNITISDGSDEVVIEESIHFRKPEFKKLRLETTVSFKSIVLDGENLDSREKGDELPKKTNPAETLPDPAVLFSPRPVSELDAAAVKLQKVYKSYRTRRNLADCAVVVEELWWKALDFATLKRSSVSFFNIEKPETAVSRWARASTRAAKVGKGLSKDEKAKKLALRHWLEAIDPRHRYGHNLHLYYDVWFHSESSQPFFYWLDVGDGKELNLEKCSRAVLQRQCIKYLAPKERETYEVIVDDGKLVYRRSGELVNTVEGSKWIFVLSTSRNMYVAEKKKGRFQHSSFLAGGATTAAGRLVAHNGVLKAIWPYSGHYHPTEENFMEFISFLEEHHVDLTNVKRCAVDDDNPTLKIADSELKSSDSPRFPSGSITVSEAADADGVITQEAKPTAIHQEDNVGRIGTDIEPAFGLGKRLSCQWTTGAGPRIRVLRDYPADLKIRALEQVNLSPRIKPGAFGSSSIPVLPIPSPRPSPKIHLSPRLSYMGLPSPRVNLPTSN, translated from the exons ATGGGATTGCCATTTTCCTTGCCCTCATCTATCCCAACACAAAGCCTGAGAACAAGGCTGTTTGGTTCAACAGAAAATGTAGATACACTTATAGTAAGATCCATCAGCTTCAACTCCAATGACGGGGAGACAATGCTGAGAACTGTTAGTTTCAAGAAAAGGGATTCTGATAACATCACTATATCTGATGGCTCTGATGAGGTGGTTATTGAAGAATCGATACACTTCAGGAAACCAGAGTTCAAAAAGCTAAGGCTTGAAACTACTGTTTCATTCAAGAGTATAGTGCTGGATGGAGAGAATTTGGATTCAAGGGAAAAAGGTGACGAATTGCCTAAGAAAACAAACCCTGCAGAGACTTTACCTGACCCAGCCGTCTTGTTCTCTCCAAGGCCTGTTAGTGAGCTTGATGCTGCCGCAGTTAAGCTGCAGAAAGTTTACAAGAGTTACCGAACAAGACGAAACCTTGCAGACTGCGCTGTAGTTGTTGAAGAGCTCtg GTGGAAGGCATTGGACTTTGCAACACTGAAGAGGAGCTCTGTGTCGTTCTTTAACATTGAGAAACCAGAAACTGCAGTTTCACGTTGGGCACGGGCCAGTACGAGGGCAGCCAAG GTTGGGAAGGGCTTGTCCAAGGATGAGAAGGCTAAGAAACTAGCACTGAGACATTGGCTTGAAGCA ATTGATCCACGCCATCGCTATGGACACAACCTACACTTGTATTATGATGTCTGGTTCCATAGTGAGAGCTCCCAACCTTTCTTCTACTG GTTGGATGTTGGAGATGGCAAGGAATTAAACCTTGAGAAGTGCTCGAGAGCTGTTCTACAGCGACAATGCATCAAGTACCTTGCTCCG AAAGAGAGGGAAACATATGAAGTGATTGTAGACGATGGGAAGCTTGTCTATAGGCGCAGTGGGGAGCTTGTGAATACCGTTGAGGGTTCCAAGTGGATTTTTGTCCTGAGCACCTCAAGGAATATGTATGTAGCAGAAAAGAAGAAAGGCCGGTTTCAGCACTCGAGTTTTCTCGCTGGAGGAGCTACCACTGCAGCTGGAAGACTGGTTGCCCATAATGGAGTTCTTAAG GCTATATGGCCTTACAGTGGCCATTATCACCCAACAGAGGAGAACTTCATGGAGTTCATCAGCTTCCTAGAGGAGCACCATGTAGACTTGACCAATGTGAAG AGATGTGCAGTAGATGATGACAACCCAACGCTCAAAATTGCAGACAGTGAGCTGAAGTCATCAGACTCGCCAAGGTTTCCCTCAGGAAGCATCACCGTCTCTGAAGCAGCTGATGCAGATGGGGTCATCACCCAGGAGGCCAAACCAACAGCAATTCATCAAGAGGACAACGTGGGCAGAATTGGAACCGACATAGAACCGGCGTTTGGCCTAGGCAAACGATTGTCGTGCCAATGGACTACTGGGGCTGGTCCGCGAATCAGGGTCTTAAGGGACTACCCTGCAGATCTCAAAATCAGGGCACTGGAGCAAGTCAACCTATCCCCCAGGATCAAGCCAGGAGCCTTTGGCAGCAGCAGCATTCCAGTCCTGCCAATCCCCTCACCAAGGCCAAGCCCCAAGATCCACCTCTCCCCTAGACTTTCCTACATGGGACTCCCTAGCCCAAGGGTCAATCTACCTACTTCTAACTAA